Proteins encoded together in one Temnothorax longispinosus isolate EJ_2023e chromosome 5, Tlon_JGU_v1, whole genome shotgun sequence window:
- the LOC139813670 gene encoding transcription elongation regulator 1 isoform X1 — translation MDASSEQPAAIAAAESASASEQEHNDEPMEETEEYSYEGEDYRHFMPRGRGGFRGRGRGGFDFPMRGGSPRFRGRGFGPRGPMFRGANNGFPFEAPPRPTCPPGPAGPRFRGPPPFDPSWGPMGPPNFMGPPNLMGPPGMPPPHMMNGPMGAGPGPYGPPPGMGPPNMNSIPGQQQPPQQAQQHANIPGLDLNGEVWVETKAADGKSYYYNIRTRDTTWTKPEGPNVKVMVQDQLEQLVHGASKQATTRSITPTPSSSTPTKMSENRISQGGEQSSSNNTDAINQLSTAPPGTGPPPTLIDTPDVNNQASETNQSNGTAPTTVTNTPSINTPAVNTNMMQPPPNMIPMQHRMPNQFGNPIATQFGAAPFGMPPPGFQPFGGYGPPQTNWGMPQMPHGVMTPQAPPEDPAILAQLDSDVVAAAMVWTEHRAPDGRFYYYNSKAGESVWEKPQALKDLENAKLTLRQKNEEANVVPTTTAVTTTAVTNNTTTIVEPGKQEKPQENAHETKDSTKDADSAKPKKEENIAKEPAKPQDKSRPISSTPVPGTPWCVVWTGDGRVFFYNPSSRISVWERPDDLVGRQDVDKMISTPPDAIGATKPPRQSDSSESSDEDQPTPAKKPKHEEPKITTPIKEEEEKEGKKTIDIGKEAAIEAEVRAARERAIVPLETRIKSFRDMLAEKDVSAFSTWEKELHKIVFDPRYLLLTSKERKQVFEKYVKERAEEERREKRNKMKERKEQFQKLLEEAGLHGKSSFSDFAQKHGRDERFKNVEKMRERESLFNEYLLEVRKREKEEKTAKREQVKKEFFAMLREHKDIDRHSHWSDCKKKLETDWRYRVVESASTREDWFRDYVRLLKDERKKEKEKDKDHRHREKDHKSDKKDRDRKDSDKGKETKSSKDKLDKDNTREKKQRKSETSTEDSEKEKKEMVIEKESGEIEETDDKSVKKENDKEEGDDHSDSEEDREKQKRERERRAEVSIREREREVQRTLATHLRDRDKERQHHRHTEAVQHFSALLADLVRNGDLAWREAKRQLRKDHRWELAESLDREEKERLFNEHIEQLGRKKRDKFRELLDEVGASTELTASWKDIKKLLKDDPRYLKFSSSDRKCEKEFKEYIKDKLVAAKADFRELLQETKLITDKTYKKVQENSTHLAEIEEILRKDRRFLVLEAAAAERTRLLMGYLEELARRGPPPPPTASEPSRRSTTN, via the exons ATGGACGCGAGCAGCGAGCAGCCGGCCGCGATCGCGGCCGCCGAGTCCGCCTCCGCCAGCGAGCAGGAGCACAATGACGAGCCCATGGAGGAGACGGAGGAGTATAGCTACGAGGGCGAGGATTACAGGCATTTTATgccgcgcggccgcggcggttTTCG ggGTCGTGGCAGAGGTGGGTTTGATTTCCCTATGAGAGGTGGCTCTCCAAGGTTTCGAGGAAGAGGATTTGGCCCGCGCGGGCCAATGTTCCGCGGCGCGAACAATGGCTTTCCCTTCGAAGCCCCGCCAAGGCCAACGTGTCCGCCTGGTCCGGCAGGCCCAAGATTCCGAGGACCGCCGCCATTTGATCCCAGTTGGGGACCTATGGGACCACCCAATTTTATGGGCCCTCCAAATTTAATGGGACCTCCAGGAATG CCACCACCACACATGATGAATGGCCCTATGGGTGCAGGACCAGGCCCATATGGACCACCTCCTGGCATGGGGCCACCTAACATGAATAGC ATTCCAGGACAGCAACAGCCACCCCAGCAAGCGCAACAACACGCGAACATTCCAGGTCTAGATCTCAACGGAGAAGTGTGGGTAGAGACGAAAGCGGCTGATGGAAAGTcgtattattacaatattcgTACGAGAGATACCACATGGACTAAACCGGAGGGACCAAATGTAAAGGTCATGGTACAAGATCAG TTGGAACAGTTGGTACATGGTGCGTCAAAGCAAGCGACAACGCGTTCTATCACACCTACTCCGTCAAGTAGTACGCCGACCAAGATGAGTGAAAACAGAATCTCTCAAGGCGGCGAGCAATCATCCTCTAACAACACAGATGCCATTAATCAATTAAGTACGGCGCCTCCTGGCACTGGACCACCTCCTACATTGATAGACACCCCAGATGTCAACAATCAAGCATCCGAGACAAATCAGTCAAATG GTACAGCACCCACGACAGTTACCAATACGCCATCGATAAATACACCGGCAGTAAATACGAACATGATGCAACCGCCGCCAAATATGATCCCTATGCAGCACAGAATGCCAAATCAGTTTGGTAATCCGATCGCAACGCAATTCGGAGCAGCACCCTTTGGGATGCCACCGCCTGGTTTTCAACCTTTTGGCGGTTATGGGCCACCACAAACAAATTGGG gtatGCCACAAATGCCTCATGGTGTAATGACACCTCAAGCACCCCCTGAAGATCCTGCCATACTTGCACAGCTTGATTCTGACGTAGTAGCGGCTGCTATGGTCTGGACCGAGCATCGTGCACCAGATGGCAGATTCTATTATTACAACAGTAAAGCAGGAGAATCAGTATGGGAAAAGCCACAAGCCTTGAAAGATCTGGAGA aTGCGAAATTAACATTACGGCAGAAAAACGAGGAAGCAAATGTTGTCCCTACCACTACCGCTGTTACAACCACTGCCGTTACCAACAACACTACCACCATTGTTGAACCTGGCAAACAAGAAAAGCCGCAAGAGAACGCACATGAAACCAAAGATAGTACAAAAGATGCGGATAGCGCTAAACCGAAGAAGGAGGAAAATATTGCAAAGGAACCTGCAAAGCCTCAAGACAAGTCTAGACCAATTTCTAGTACGCCAGTGCCTGGAACTCCATG GTGTGTTGTTTGGACGGGAGACGGACGGGTATTTTTCTACAATCCTTCTTCGAGGATATCAGTTTGGGAAAGGCCGGATGATCTTGTTGGCCGTCAGGATGTGGACAAGATGATATCAACGCCTCCGGACGCGATTGGTGCTACAAAACCACCACGTCAGTCGGATTCCAGCGAAAGCAGCGACGAAGATCAACCCACACCAGCCAAAAAGCCGAAACACGAGGAACCCAAAA tCACAACACCCATcaaggaagaagaggagaaggaaggaaaaaagacCATCGACATCGGCAAGGAAGCTGCAATAGAGGCCGAAGTGAGAGCAGCGAGGGAGAGGGCGATAGTTCCATTGGAAACGAGGATCAAATCGTTCAGAGATATGCTTGCAGAGAAAGAT GTATCTGCATTCAGTACCTGGGAAAAAGAACTTCATAAGATTGTATTTGATCCACGCTATTTACTTCTAACGTCGAAGGAGAGGAAACAGGTCTTCGAGAAATACGTGAAGGAGAGGGCGGAAGAAGAAAGGCGAGAAAAGAGGAATAAAATGAAAGAACGAAAAGAGCAATTCCAGAAGCTTTTAGAAGAGGCAGGACTTCATGGAAA ATCATCATTTAGTGATTTTGCTCAAAAACATGGAAGGGATGAACGATTTAAGAATGTAGAAAAGATGCGCGAACGAGAAAGCCTTTTCAACGAATATCTTCTGGAAGTgcgaaagagggagaaagaggagaaaacaGCGAAACGAGAAcag GTGAAAAAggaattctttgcgatgctaCGTGAGCACAAAGACATCGACAGGCATTCGCATTGGAGCGATTGTAAGAAAAAGTTGGAAACGGATTGGAGGTACAGAGTCGTAGAGTCGGCAAGCACGCGGGAAGATTGGTTTAGAGATTACGTTCGCCTGCTGAAGGATGAgcggaaaaaggaaaaggagaaagacAAAGACCATCGGCACAGAGAGAAAGATCACAAGTCGGACAAAAAGGATAGAGATCGTAAGGATTCGGATAAAggtaaagaaacaaaatccAGCAAGGACAAACTTGACAAAGATAATACAAGGGAAAAGAAGCAACGAAAGAGCGAAACATCTACGGAGGACagcgaaaaggaaaaaaaagagatggtgatagagaaagagagtgggGAAATTGAAGAAACTGACGACAAAAGCGTTAAAAAGGAGAATGAC aaggaAGAGGGAGATGATCATTCCGATTCGGAGGAGGATCGCGAGAAACAGAAAAGGGAACGTGAAAGACGAGCGGAAGTCAgtatcagagagagagaaagagaagtacAAAGGACTTTAGCTACACATCTTCGCGATAGGGATAAGGAAAGACAGCATCACCGTCACACAGAGGCGGTTCAACACTTCAGTGCTCTTCTAGCTGATTTG GTAAGGAACGGCGATCTGGCGTGGAGAGAAGCGAAACGACAATTGAGGAAGGATCATAGGTGGGAGTTGGCTGAAAGTTTAGATCGCGAGGAGAAAGAACGATTGTTTAACGAACACATTGAACAATTGGGCCGCAAGAAGCGCGACAAATTTCGGGAATTGCTCGACGAAGTAGGCGCGTCGACCGAGCTAACGGCATCCTGGAAAGACATTAAGAAACTGTTGAAAGATGATcctagatatttaaaattttcttctagCGATCGA aAATGCGAAAAGGAGTTTAAGGAATATATCAAGGACAAACTCGTTGCTGCCAAAGCTGACTTTAGGGAGCTCCTACAG GAAACGAAACTAATCACTGACAAAACGTACAAAAAGGTTCAAGAGAATAGTACGCATTTAGCAGAGATCGAAGAAATTCTTAGAAAGGATCGTCGATTTCTCGTGCTCGAGGCTGCAGCCGCTGAACGGACTCGATTACTAATGGGCTATCTGGAAGAGTTAGCACGTAGGGGTCCTCCACCACCTCCTACTGCTTCAGAACCATCGAGAAGATCAACTACAAA TTGA
- the LOC139813670 gene encoding transcription elongation regulator 1 isoform X2, with the protein MDASSEQPAAIAAAESASASEQEHNDEPMEETEEYSYEGEDYRHFMPRGRGGFRGGFDFPMRGGSPRFRGRGFGPRGPMFRGANNGFPFEAPPRPTCPPGPAGPRFRGPPPFDPSWGPMGPPNFMGPPNLMGPPGMPPPHMMNGPMGAGPGPYGPPPGMGPPNMNSIPGQQQPPQQAQQHANIPGLDLNGEVWVETKAADGKSYYYNIRTRDTTWTKPEGPNVKVMVQDQLEQLVHGASKQATTRSITPTPSSSTPTKMSENRISQGGEQSSSNNTDAINQLSTAPPGTGPPPTLIDTPDVNNQASETNQSNGTAPTTVTNTPSINTPAVNTNMMQPPPNMIPMQHRMPNQFGNPIATQFGAAPFGMPPPGFQPFGGYGPPQTNWGMPQMPHGVMTPQAPPEDPAILAQLDSDVVAAAMVWTEHRAPDGRFYYYNSKAGESVWEKPQALKDLENAKLTLRQKNEEANVVPTTTAVTTTAVTNNTTTIVEPGKQEKPQENAHETKDSTKDADSAKPKKEENIAKEPAKPQDKSRPISSTPVPGTPWCVVWTGDGRVFFYNPSSRISVWERPDDLVGRQDVDKMISTPPDAIGATKPPRQSDSSESSDEDQPTPAKKPKHEEPKITTPIKEEEEKEGKKTIDIGKEAAIEAEVRAARERAIVPLETRIKSFRDMLAEKDVSAFSTWEKELHKIVFDPRYLLLTSKERKQVFEKYVKERAEEERREKRNKMKERKEQFQKLLEEAGLHGKSSFSDFAQKHGRDERFKNVEKMRERESLFNEYLLEVRKREKEEKTAKREQVKKEFFAMLREHKDIDRHSHWSDCKKKLETDWRYRVVESASTREDWFRDYVRLLKDERKKEKEKDKDHRHREKDHKSDKKDRDRKDSDKGKETKSSKDKLDKDNTREKKQRKSETSTEDSEKEKKEMVIEKESGEIEETDDKSVKKENDKEEGDDHSDSEEDREKQKRERERRAEVSIREREREVQRTLATHLRDRDKERQHHRHTEAVQHFSALLADLVRNGDLAWREAKRQLRKDHRWELAESLDREEKERLFNEHIEQLGRKKRDKFRELLDEVGASTELTASWKDIKKLLKDDPRYLKFSSSDRKCEKEFKEYIKDKLVAAKADFRELLQETKLITDKTYKKVQENSTHLAEIEEILRKDRRFLVLEAAAAERTRLLMGYLEELARRGPPPPPTASEPSRRSTTN; encoded by the exons ATGGACGCGAGCAGCGAGCAGCCGGCCGCGATCGCGGCCGCCGAGTCCGCCTCCGCCAGCGAGCAGGAGCACAATGACGAGCCCATGGAGGAGACGGAGGAGTATAGCTACGAGGGCGAGGATTACAGGCATTTTATgccgcgcggccgcggcggttTTCG AGGTGGGTTTGATTTCCCTATGAGAGGTGGCTCTCCAAGGTTTCGAGGAAGAGGATTTGGCCCGCGCGGGCCAATGTTCCGCGGCGCGAACAATGGCTTTCCCTTCGAAGCCCCGCCAAGGCCAACGTGTCCGCCTGGTCCGGCAGGCCCAAGATTCCGAGGACCGCCGCCATTTGATCCCAGTTGGGGACCTATGGGACCACCCAATTTTATGGGCCCTCCAAATTTAATGGGACCTCCAGGAATG CCACCACCACACATGATGAATGGCCCTATGGGTGCAGGACCAGGCCCATATGGACCACCTCCTGGCATGGGGCCACCTAACATGAATAGC ATTCCAGGACAGCAACAGCCACCCCAGCAAGCGCAACAACACGCGAACATTCCAGGTCTAGATCTCAACGGAGAAGTGTGGGTAGAGACGAAAGCGGCTGATGGAAAGTcgtattattacaatattcgTACGAGAGATACCACATGGACTAAACCGGAGGGACCAAATGTAAAGGTCATGGTACAAGATCAG TTGGAACAGTTGGTACATGGTGCGTCAAAGCAAGCGACAACGCGTTCTATCACACCTACTCCGTCAAGTAGTACGCCGACCAAGATGAGTGAAAACAGAATCTCTCAAGGCGGCGAGCAATCATCCTCTAACAACACAGATGCCATTAATCAATTAAGTACGGCGCCTCCTGGCACTGGACCACCTCCTACATTGATAGACACCCCAGATGTCAACAATCAAGCATCCGAGACAAATCAGTCAAATG GTACAGCACCCACGACAGTTACCAATACGCCATCGATAAATACACCGGCAGTAAATACGAACATGATGCAACCGCCGCCAAATATGATCCCTATGCAGCACAGAATGCCAAATCAGTTTGGTAATCCGATCGCAACGCAATTCGGAGCAGCACCCTTTGGGATGCCACCGCCTGGTTTTCAACCTTTTGGCGGTTATGGGCCACCACAAACAAATTGGG gtatGCCACAAATGCCTCATGGTGTAATGACACCTCAAGCACCCCCTGAAGATCCTGCCATACTTGCACAGCTTGATTCTGACGTAGTAGCGGCTGCTATGGTCTGGACCGAGCATCGTGCACCAGATGGCAGATTCTATTATTACAACAGTAAAGCAGGAGAATCAGTATGGGAAAAGCCACAAGCCTTGAAAGATCTGGAGA aTGCGAAATTAACATTACGGCAGAAAAACGAGGAAGCAAATGTTGTCCCTACCACTACCGCTGTTACAACCACTGCCGTTACCAACAACACTACCACCATTGTTGAACCTGGCAAACAAGAAAAGCCGCAAGAGAACGCACATGAAACCAAAGATAGTACAAAAGATGCGGATAGCGCTAAACCGAAGAAGGAGGAAAATATTGCAAAGGAACCTGCAAAGCCTCAAGACAAGTCTAGACCAATTTCTAGTACGCCAGTGCCTGGAACTCCATG GTGTGTTGTTTGGACGGGAGACGGACGGGTATTTTTCTACAATCCTTCTTCGAGGATATCAGTTTGGGAAAGGCCGGATGATCTTGTTGGCCGTCAGGATGTGGACAAGATGATATCAACGCCTCCGGACGCGATTGGTGCTACAAAACCACCACGTCAGTCGGATTCCAGCGAAAGCAGCGACGAAGATCAACCCACACCAGCCAAAAAGCCGAAACACGAGGAACCCAAAA tCACAACACCCATcaaggaagaagaggagaaggaaggaaaaaagacCATCGACATCGGCAAGGAAGCTGCAATAGAGGCCGAAGTGAGAGCAGCGAGGGAGAGGGCGATAGTTCCATTGGAAACGAGGATCAAATCGTTCAGAGATATGCTTGCAGAGAAAGAT GTATCTGCATTCAGTACCTGGGAAAAAGAACTTCATAAGATTGTATTTGATCCACGCTATTTACTTCTAACGTCGAAGGAGAGGAAACAGGTCTTCGAGAAATACGTGAAGGAGAGGGCGGAAGAAGAAAGGCGAGAAAAGAGGAATAAAATGAAAGAACGAAAAGAGCAATTCCAGAAGCTTTTAGAAGAGGCAGGACTTCATGGAAA ATCATCATTTAGTGATTTTGCTCAAAAACATGGAAGGGATGAACGATTTAAGAATGTAGAAAAGATGCGCGAACGAGAAAGCCTTTTCAACGAATATCTTCTGGAAGTgcgaaagagggagaaagaggagaaaacaGCGAAACGAGAAcag GTGAAAAAggaattctttgcgatgctaCGTGAGCACAAAGACATCGACAGGCATTCGCATTGGAGCGATTGTAAGAAAAAGTTGGAAACGGATTGGAGGTACAGAGTCGTAGAGTCGGCAAGCACGCGGGAAGATTGGTTTAGAGATTACGTTCGCCTGCTGAAGGATGAgcggaaaaaggaaaaggagaaagacAAAGACCATCGGCACAGAGAGAAAGATCACAAGTCGGACAAAAAGGATAGAGATCGTAAGGATTCGGATAAAggtaaagaaacaaaatccAGCAAGGACAAACTTGACAAAGATAATACAAGGGAAAAGAAGCAACGAAAGAGCGAAACATCTACGGAGGACagcgaaaaggaaaaaaaagagatggtgatagagaaagagagtgggGAAATTGAAGAAACTGACGACAAAAGCGTTAAAAAGGAGAATGAC aaggaAGAGGGAGATGATCATTCCGATTCGGAGGAGGATCGCGAGAAACAGAAAAGGGAACGTGAAAGACGAGCGGAAGTCAgtatcagagagagagaaagagaagtacAAAGGACTTTAGCTACACATCTTCGCGATAGGGATAAGGAAAGACAGCATCACCGTCACACAGAGGCGGTTCAACACTTCAGTGCTCTTCTAGCTGATTTG GTAAGGAACGGCGATCTGGCGTGGAGAGAAGCGAAACGACAATTGAGGAAGGATCATAGGTGGGAGTTGGCTGAAAGTTTAGATCGCGAGGAGAAAGAACGATTGTTTAACGAACACATTGAACAATTGGGCCGCAAGAAGCGCGACAAATTTCGGGAATTGCTCGACGAAGTAGGCGCGTCGACCGAGCTAACGGCATCCTGGAAAGACATTAAGAAACTGTTGAAAGATGATcctagatatttaaaattttcttctagCGATCGA aAATGCGAAAAGGAGTTTAAGGAATATATCAAGGACAAACTCGTTGCTGCCAAAGCTGACTTTAGGGAGCTCCTACAG GAAACGAAACTAATCACTGACAAAACGTACAAAAAGGTTCAAGAGAATAGTACGCATTTAGCAGAGATCGAAGAAATTCTTAGAAAGGATCGTCGATTTCTCGTGCTCGAGGCTGCAGCCGCTGAACGGACTCGATTACTAATGGGCTATCTGGAAGAGTTAGCACGTAGGGGTCCTCCACCACCTCCTACTGCTTCAGAACCATCGAGAAGATCAACTACAAA TTGA
- the LOC139813672 gene encoding DNA polymerase delta subunit 2 isoform X1, translated as MTTRPIKFVVSLFCLLPGICLVLIYSSRTVACFLHLKRLKRTSVTCEIPAVYRVHCQLWCSAACGSARAKKARKAHSARTRAFLFWHAVPHLDKHFVSVSKHDVTLEISRSKGPLIFIKNNENGERKIFFFLEYRCRDMIMSNDSAGDLLSKPGNKEPQELKRQQVQYEDLTSTFDDNVIDFSKQFCSIYAARLAELRETLIPRVVAKWGEVPILKLAELEDFEGQECVIIGTLFKHQKWKPSILRELSEDHQLSLSEPKSTYCSEKDHLFLEDEMLRIKLVVDDATLKNYVTGVVCAILGYKDKNGSFEIKEWCFPGCVPRSFPAHPKSKGKVVFLSGLDLATTSKTLSLNLLTEWICGMAGDMTTQEDATGIVRVIIAGNSVKIVTKTNTLMGHAEGKAQDAAITKEVAVATRLVDAFLSEIAECCCITLMPGQHDPTNAMLPQKPLHPCILPLTSRFQSLKGATNPWVGKVAERIIMGSSGQPIEDIIKATGDADISPLDWLERTLLWKHMCPTAPDTLPVHPYSAKDPFIITYCPDIYFVGNTDEADTKLWEGEENQVVRLICIPKFSSTYTAVVVDLDTLDTEFICFGTG; from the exons ATGACGACGCGGCCAATCAAATTCGTCGTCTCGCTCTTCTGTCTTCTCCCAGGAATCTGCTTGGTGCTTATCTACTCCTCGCGCACCGTCGCGTGCTTCCTGCACTTGAAACGCTTGAAACGAACCAGCGTCACCTGTGAGATACCCGCCGTCTACCGTGTCCATTGCCAGCTctg GTGCTCTGCGGCCTGCGGCTCTGCGAGGGCGAAAAAGGCGCGAAAGGCTCACAGTGCTCGCACACGTGCTTTCCTCTTTTGGCATGCGGTACCGCATTTAGATAAACATTTTGTGTCTGTAAGTAAACACGACGTAACGTTGGAAATATCGAGAAGCAAGGGGCCcttgatatttataaagaataacgAAAATGGtgaaagaaagatttttttctttttag AATATCGTTGTCGTGACATGATCATGTCCAACGACTCTGCCGGAGACCTGCTTTCCAAACCAGGAAACAAAGAGCCACAGGAACTTAAGAGGCAGCAAGTACAATATGAAGACTTGACCAGCACGTTCGATGACAACGTGATCGATTTCTCTAAGCAATTTTGTAGCATATATGCGGCGAGATTGGCAGAGTTGAGAGAGACGTTGATACCACGAGTTGTCGCAAAATGGG gCGAAGTTCCAATATTAAAGTTAGCGGAATTAGAAGATTTTGAAGGACAAGAATGCGTGATAATTGGTACGCTCTTTAAACATCAAAAATGGAAGCCATCGATATTACGTGAATTAAGCGAGGATCATCAACTCTCATTGTCTGAGCCAAAGTCGACGTACTGTTCAGAAAAGGATCACTTGTTCTTGGAAGACGAGATGCTGCGTATCAAATTAGTAGTTGATGACGCTACTTTGAAGAACTATGTTACAGGTGTCGTATGTGCCATTTTAGGCTACAAAGACAAGAATGGCAGTTTTGAG atCAAGGAATGGTGTTTTCCTGGTTGCGTGCCTAGAAGTTTTCCGGCACATCCAAAATCCAAAGGAAAAGTAGTGTTTTTGTCTGGACTCGACTTGGCAACGACCTCCAAGACCTTATCATTGAATCTCTTAACCGAATGGATATGTGGGATGGCGGGAGATATGACGACGCAAGAAGACGCCACTGGCATTGTTCGAGTTATCATTGCTg GTAATTCTGTCAAAATTGTCACAAAGACGAATACCCTAATGGGACACGCCGAAGGGAAGGCGCAGGACGCCGCTATAACGAAGGAAGTCGCTGTGGCAACGAGACTTGTGGACGCATTTCTCTCCGAAATAGCAGAATGTTGTTGCATCACTTTAATGCCAGGTCAACATGATCCTACCAATGCAATGTTACCACAGAAACCGCTGCATCCATGCATACTACCACTAACGTCTAG ATTTCAAAGTTTAAAAGGTGCGACTAATCCGTGGGTCGGCAAAGTCGCCGAACGTATAATAATGGGCAGCAGCGGACAGCCTAttgaagatattataaaagcaACCGGTGATGCAGACATCTCTCCTTTAGACTGGTTGGAGAGAACGCTGCTTTGGAAGCACATGTGCCCGACTGCTCCAGATACATTACCGGTACATCCTTACTCTGCAAAAGATCCATTTATCATTACGTATTGTCCGGATATATACTTTGTGGGTAACACAGATGAAGCCGATACAAAACTGTGGGAAG GTGAAGAAAATCAGGTGGTCAGGCTAATTTGTATTCCAAAGTTTTCCTCTACGTATACTGCAGTTGTAGTGGATCTAGACACCTTGGATACtgaatttatttgttttggaACTGGATAA
- the LOC139813672 gene encoding DNA polymerase delta subunit 2 isoform X2, producing MIMSNDSAGDLLSKPGNKEPQELKRQQVQYEDLTSTFDDNVIDFSKQFCSIYAARLAELRETLIPRVVAKWGEVPILKLAELEDFEGQECVIIGTLFKHQKWKPSILRELSEDHQLSLSEPKSTYCSEKDHLFLEDEMLRIKLVVDDATLKNYVTGVVCAILGYKDKNGSFEIKEWCFPGCVPRSFPAHPKSKGKVVFLSGLDLATTSKTLSLNLLTEWICGMAGDMTTQEDATGIVRVIIAGNSVKIVTKTNTLMGHAEGKAQDAAITKEVAVATRLVDAFLSEIAECCCITLMPGQHDPTNAMLPQKPLHPCILPLTSRFQSLKGATNPWVGKVAERIIMGSSGQPIEDIIKATGDADISPLDWLERTLLWKHMCPTAPDTLPVHPYSAKDPFIITYCPDIYFVGNTDEADTKLWEGEENQVVRLICIPKFSSTYTAVVVDLDTLDTEFICFGTG from the exons ATGATCATGTCCAACGACTCTGCCGGAGACCTGCTTTCCAAACCAGGAAACAAAGAGCCACAGGAACTTAAGAGGCAGCAAGTACAATATGAAGACTTGACCAGCACGTTCGATGACAACGTGATCGATTTCTCTAAGCAATTTTGTAGCATATATGCGGCGAGATTGGCAGAGTTGAGAGAGACGTTGATACCACGAGTTGTCGCAAAATGGG gCGAAGTTCCAATATTAAAGTTAGCGGAATTAGAAGATTTTGAAGGACAAGAATGCGTGATAATTGGTACGCTCTTTAAACATCAAAAATGGAAGCCATCGATATTACGTGAATTAAGCGAGGATCATCAACTCTCATTGTCTGAGCCAAAGTCGACGTACTGTTCAGAAAAGGATCACTTGTTCTTGGAAGACGAGATGCTGCGTATCAAATTAGTAGTTGATGACGCTACTTTGAAGAACTATGTTACAGGTGTCGTATGTGCCATTTTAGGCTACAAAGACAAGAATGGCAGTTTTGAG atCAAGGAATGGTGTTTTCCTGGTTGCGTGCCTAGAAGTTTTCCGGCACATCCAAAATCCAAAGGAAAAGTAGTGTTTTTGTCTGGACTCGACTTGGCAACGACCTCCAAGACCTTATCATTGAATCTCTTAACCGAATGGATATGTGGGATGGCGGGAGATATGACGACGCAAGAAGACGCCACTGGCATTGTTCGAGTTATCATTGCTg GTAATTCTGTCAAAATTGTCACAAAGACGAATACCCTAATGGGACACGCCGAAGGGAAGGCGCAGGACGCCGCTATAACGAAGGAAGTCGCTGTGGCAACGAGACTTGTGGACGCATTTCTCTCCGAAATAGCAGAATGTTGTTGCATCACTTTAATGCCAGGTCAACATGATCCTACCAATGCAATGTTACCACAGAAACCGCTGCATCCATGCATACTACCACTAACGTCTAG ATTTCAAAGTTTAAAAGGTGCGACTAATCCGTGGGTCGGCAAAGTCGCCGAACGTATAATAATGGGCAGCAGCGGACAGCCTAttgaagatattataaaagcaACCGGTGATGCAGACATCTCTCCTTTAGACTGGTTGGAGAGAACGCTGCTTTGGAAGCACATGTGCCCGACTGCTCCAGATACATTACCGGTACATCCTTACTCTGCAAAAGATCCATTTATCATTACGTATTGTCCGGATATATACTTTGTGGGTAACACAGATGAAGCCGATACAAAACTGTGGGAAG GTGAAGAAAATCAGGTGGTCAGGCTAATTTGTATTCCAAAGTTTTCCTCTACGTATACTGCAGTTGTAGTGGATCTAGACACCTTGGATACtgaatttatttgttttggaACTGGATAA